In one candidate division KSB1 bacterium genomic region, the following are encoded:
- a CDS encoding gamma carbonic anhydrase family protein translates to MIYTYKNATPKLPKSVFVAPNAAVIGDVEIGEDSSVWFNSVIRGDVHQIRIGERTNIQDGSVLHVTYQKW, encoded by the coding sequence GTGATTTACACTTACAAAAACGCCACCCCAAAACTTCCCAAATCTGTTTTTGTTGCGCCAAATGCCGCCGTGATCGGCGATGTTGAAATCGGCGAAGATTCGAGTGTTTGGTTTAACAGTGTCATCAGAGGAGATGTCCATCAAATCCGGATTGGCGAAAGAACGAATATCCAGGACGGCTCAGTGCTGCATGTGACTTACCAAAAATGGG